In Euphorbia lathyris chromosome 10, ddEupLath1.1, whole genome shotgun sequence, a single genomic region encodes these proteins:
- the LOC136208345 gene encoding loganic acid O-methyltransferase-like isoform X3 yields MIDEIINQNLEITASNSTFKIGDLGCSVGPNALICVENIIEAVKVKYHESTPEFQVFFNDHTFNDFNTLFRSLPPEKQYFAAGVVGSFHQRLFPENSIDLIHSSNALHWLSHVPKELLDTNSPCWNKGRIYYPSAPQAVTRAYSAQFAKDMDIFFKVRSKEVVEGGIMVLIFPTAGLSHSSVLCTMMLDALGPCLMDMAKAHGQGSVSESLVDSFNLPLYIPTKKEMLEVVGRNGSFKIEKIELFDAKSDDVDVDNDMKTIRNEWVMCFRASLEGVLTTQFGNEIMDELFDRFSKKIEQLQVRPIGEMQMLFLALKRNSSHL; encoded by the exons ATGATTGATGAGataattaatcaaaatcttGAAATAACAGCTTCAAACAGTACATTTAAAATAGGAGATTTAGGATGTTCAGTTGGACCTAATGCCTTAATTTGTGTGGAAAATATAATCGAAGCTGTGAAAGTGAAGTATCATGAATCTACACCTGAatttcaagtgtttttcaatgatcACACCTTCAATGATTTCAACACTCTCTTTAGATCTCTACCTCCGGAGAAGCAATACTTTGCGGCCGGCGTAGTGGGTTCTTTCCATCAAAGGCTGTTCCCCGAAAACTCTATTGATTTGATCCATTCATCGAATGCTTTACATTGGCTGTCTCACGTGCCAAAGGAGTTGCTAGACACCAACTCTCCTTGTTGGAACAAAGGCAGAATATACTATCCTAGTGCTCCACAAGCAGTAACCAGAGCTTATTCTGCCCAGTTTGCAAAAGATATGGACATTTTCTTCAAAGTTAGATCCAAAGAGGTTGTTGAAGGAGGTATAATGGTGCTCATTTTTCCTACAGCTGGACTTTCTCATTCTTCTGTACTCTGTACCATGATGTTGGATGCTTTGGGACCTTGCCTAATGGATATGGCTAAAGCG CATGGACAGGGATCAGTGAGCGAAAGTTTAGTGGACTCGTTCAATTTGCCATTGTACATCCCCACGAAGAAGGAGATGTTGGAGGTTGTTGGAAGAAATGGAAGCTTCAAAATAGAGAAAATAGAATTATTTGATGCCAAATCTGATGATGTTGATGTTGATAATGACATGAAAACTATTAGAAATGAATGGGTGATGTGTTTTAGAGCTTCATTGGAGGGAGTTCTTACCACACAATTTGGAAATGAGATCATGGATGAATTGTTTGATCGTTTTTCGAAGAAGATAGAGCAACTTCAAGTCAGGCCAATTGGGGAAATGCAAATGTTATTTCTTGCTCTAAAACGCAACTCATCTCATCTATAG
- the LOC136208345 gene encoding loganic acid O-methyltransferase-like isoform X2, with protein MKMMESYPMNGGDGTYSYTKNSSFQRQCIRKAKSMIDEIINQNLEITASNSTFKIGDLGCSVGPNALICVENIIEAVKVKYHESTPEFQVFFNDHTFNDFNTLFRSLPPEKQYFAAGVVGSFHQRLFPENSIDLIHSSNALHWLSHVPKELLDTNSPCWNKGRIYYPSAPQAVTRAYSAQFAKDMDIFFKVRSKEVVEGGIMVLIFPTAGLSHSSVLCTMMLDALGPCLMDMAKAGSVSESLVDSFNLPLYIPTKKEMLEVVGRNGSFKIEKIELFDAKSDDVDVDNDMKTIRNEWVMCFRASLEGVLTTQFGNEIMDELFDRFSKKIEQLQVRPIGEMQMLFLALKRNSSHL; from the exons AGGCAGTGCATAAGAAAGGCTAAGAGTATGATTGATGAGataattaatcaaaatcttGAAATAACAGCTTCAAACAGTACATTTAAAATAGGAGATTTAGGATGTTCAGTTGGACCTAATGCCTTAATTTGTGTGGAAAATATAATCGAAGCTGTGAAAGTGAAGTATCATGAATCTACACCTGAatttcaagtgtttttcaatgatcACACCTTCAATGATTTCAACACTCTCTTTAGATCTCTACCTCCGGAGAAGCAATACTTTGCGGCCGGCGTAGTGGGTTCTTTCCATCAAAGGCTGTTCCCCGAAAACTCTATTGATTTGATCCATTCATCGAATGCTTTACATTGGCTGTCTCACGTGCCAAAGGAGTTGCTAGACACCAACTCTCCTTGTTGGAACAAAGGCAGAATATACTATCCTAGTGCTCCACAAGCAGTAACCAGAGCTTATTCTGCCCAGTTTGCAAAAGATATGGACATTTTCTTCAAAGTTAGATCCAAAGAGGTTGTTGAAGGAGGTATAATGGTGCTCATTTTTCCTACAGCTGGACTTTCTCATTCTTCTGTACTCTGTACCATGATGTTGGATGCTTTGGGACCTTGCCTAATGGATATGGCTAAAGCG GGATCAGTGAGCGAAAGTTTAGTGGACTCGTTCAATTTGCCATTGTACATCCCCACGAAGAAGGAGATGTTGGAGGTTGTTGGAAGAAATGGAAGCTTCAAAATAGAGAAAATAGAATTATTTGATGCCAAATCTGATGATGTTGATGTTGATAATGACATGAAAACTATTAGAAATGAATGGGTGATGTGTTTTAGAGCTTCATTGGAGGGAGTTCTTACCACACAATTTGGAAATGAGATCATGGATGAATTGTTTGATCGTTTTTCGAAGAAGATAGAGCAACTTCAAGTCAGGCCAATTGGGGAAATGCAAATGTTATTTCTTGCTCTAAAACGCAACTCATCTCATCTATAG
- the LOC136208345 gene encoding loganic acid O-methyltransferase-like isoform X4 — protein MVEMEPTVIPKTPPFRSLPPEKQYFAAGVVGSFHQRLFPENSIDLIHSSNALHWLSHVPKELLDTNSPCWNKGRIYYPSAPQAVTRAYSAQFAKDMDIFFKVRSKEVVEGGIMVLIFPTAGLSHSSVLCTMMLDALGPCLMDMAKAHGQGSVSESLVDSFNLPLYIPTKKEMLEVVGRNGSFKIEKIELFDAKSDDVDVDNDMKTIRNEWVMCFRASLEGVLTTQFGNEIMDELFDRFSKKIEQLQVRPIGEMQMLFLALKRNSSHL, from the exons ATCTCTACCTCCGGAGAAGCAATACTTTGCGGCCGGCGTAGTGGGTTCTTTCCATCAAAGGCTGTTCCCCGAAAACTCTATTGATTTGATCCATTCATCGAATGCTTTACATTGGCTGTCTCACGTGCCAAAGGAGTTGCTAGACACCAACTCTCCTTGTTGGAACAAAGGCAGAATATACTATCCTAGTGCTCCACAAGCAGTAACCAGAGCTTATTCTGCCCAGTTTGCAAAAGATATGGACATTTTCTTCAAAGTTAGATCCAAAGAGGTTGTTGAAGGAGGTATAATGGTGCTCATTTTTCCTACAGCTGGACTTTCTCATTCTTCTGTACTCTGTACCATGATGTTGGATGCTTTGGGACCTTGCCTAATGGATATGGCTAAAGCG CATGGACAGGGATCAGTGAGCGAAAGTTTAGTGGACTCGTTCAATTTGCCATTGTACATCCCCACGAAGAAGGAGATGTTGGAGGTTGTTGGAAGAAATGGAAGCTTCAAAATAGAGAAAATAGAATTATTTGATGCCAAATCTGATGATGTTGATGTTGATAATGACATGAAAACTATTAGAAATGAATGGGTGATGTGTTTTAGAGCTTCATTGGAGGGAGTTCTTACCACACAATTTGGAAATGAGATCATGGATGAATTGTTTGATCGTTTTTCGAAGAAGATAGAGCAACTTCAAGTCAGGCCAATTGGGGAAATGCAAATGTTATTTCTTGCTCTAAAACGCAACTCATCTCATCTATAG
- the LOC136208345 gene encoding loganic acid O-methyltransferase-like isoform X1, whose product MKMMESYPMNGGDGTYSYTKNSSFQRQCIRKAKSMIDEIINQNLEITASNSTFKIGDLGCSVGPNALICVENIIEAVKVKYHESTPEFQVFFNDHTFNDFNTLFRSLPPEKQYFAAGVVGSFHQRLFPENSIDLIHSSNALHWLSHVPKELLDTNSPCWNKGRIYYPSAPQAVTRAYSAQFAKDMDIFFKVRSKEVVEGGIMVLIFPTAGLSHSSVLCTMMLDALGPCLMDMAKAHGQGSVSESLVDSFNLPLYIPTKKEMLEVVGRNGSFKIEKIELFDAKSDDVDVDNDMKTIRNEWVMCFRASLEGVLTTQFGNEIMDELFDRFSKKIEQLQVRPIGEMQMLFLALKRNSSHL is encoded by the exons AGGCAGTGCATAAGAAAGGCTAAGAGTATGATTGATGAGataattaatcaaaatcttGAAATAACAGCTTCAAACAGTACATTTAAAATAGGAGATTTAGGATGTTCAGTTGGACCTAATGCCTTAATTTGTGTGGAAAATATAATCGAAGCTGTGAAAGTGAAGTATCATGAATCTACACCTGAatttcaagtgtttttcaatgatcACACCTTCAATGATTTCAACACTCTCTTTAGATCTCTACCTCCGGAGAAGCAATACTTTGCGGCCGGCGTAGTGGGTTCTTTCCATCAAAGGCTGTTCCCCGAAAACTCTATTGATTTGATCCATTCATCGAATGCTTTACATTGGCTGTCTCACGTGCCAAAGGAGTTGCTAGACACCAACTCTCCTTGTTGGAACAAAGGCAGAATATACTATCCTAGTGCTCCACAAGCAGTAACCAGAGCTTATTCTGCCCAGTTTGCAAAAGATATGGACATTTTCTTCAAAGTTAGATCCAAAGAGGTTGTTGAAGGAGGTATAATGGTGCTCATTTTTCCTACAGCTGGACTTTCTCATTCTTCTGTACTCTGTACCATGATGTTGGATGCTTTGGGACCTTGCCTAATGGATATGGCTAAAGCG CATGGACAGGGATCAGTGAGCGAAAGTTTAGTGGACTCGTTCAATTTGCCATTGTACATCCCCACGAAGAAGGAGATGTTGGAGGTTGTTGGAAGAAATGGAAGCTTCAAAATAGAGAAAATAGAATTATTTGATGCCAAATCTGATGATGTTGATGTTGATAATGACATGAAAACTATTAGAAATGAATGGGTGATGTGTTTTAGAGCTTCATTGGAGGGAGTTCTTACCACACAATTTGGAAATGAGATCATGGATGAATTGTTTGATCGTTTTTCGAAGAAGATAGAGCAACTTCAAGTCAGGCCAATTGGGGAAATGCAAATGTTATTTCTTGCTCTAAAACGCAACTCATCTCATCTATAG